A stretch of Besnoitia besnoiti strain Bb-Ger1 chromosome III, whole genome shotgun sequence DNA encodes these proteins:
- a CDS encoding putative arabinogalactan protein (encoded by transcript BESB_048330) — protein sequence MAVNPVLAQDASTKETFPLPVPGEVFFLKRAHIDFKLTGPTNLKASGGVFFLSSRRIVFVKKGDVSKHKDFSSFELPLHLVSEPKFEQPIFGANYMRGKVQPLESAENPLSGTSKWSLTFNAGGCGTFLNVFYKLWQYAIKHQPPSPELVQQLQLGNSAAFVDPNDPSTIYVTQPVPAGASPAAPVPPPNYCSLPPQQPPYYYPPPGVPVPPGTPYSPAGGVPYAAPAGAPGAPPPTPMPYPPAGPGYPPQGPYPYPPPGGVQPVYVPRQGACPPPGVSASPPGPTVPAGDQPPAQ from the exons ATGGCGGTCAACCCCGTGCTGGCGCAAGATGCTTCAACAA AAGAGACCTTCCCGTTGCCCGTTCCGGGAGAAGTCTTCTTCCTCAAGCGGGCTCACATCGACTTCAAGCTGACAGGGCCTACAAATCTCAAAGCCAGCGGAGGAGTGTTTTTCTTGAGCAGCCGTCGCATTGTCTTCGTCAAAAAGGGAGATGTCAGTAAACACAAGGACTTCTCGTCATTCGAGCTACCCCTG CACCTGGTGTCGGAGCCCAAGTTCGAGCAGCCGATCTTCGGCGCAAACTACATGCGCGGCAAAGTCCAGCCTCTGGAGTCTGCTGAAAACCCTCTAAGCGGCACGTCGAAATGGTCGCTGACCTTCAACGCCG GGGGATGCGGAACTTTCCTCAACGTTTTCTACAAGCTCTGGCAGTACGCGATCAAACACCAGCCTCCAA GTCCGGAGCTCGTTCAGCAGCTGCAACTGGGCAACAGC GCGGCGTTCGTTGACCCCAATGATCCTTCAACGATTTATGTGACGCAGCCTGtccccgcaggcgcgtctcctgcagcgcctg TCCCCCCGCCGAACTACTGCTCTCTTCCTCCACAGCAGCCGCCATACTACTACCCTCCGCCTGGGGTACCAGTCCCGCCTGGTACTCCGTATTCTCCGGCTGGGGGAGTCCCCTATGCTGCGCCGGCAGGTGCTCCGGGCGCCCCCCCACCTACTCCGATGCCATACCCTCCGGCGGGGCCCGGGTACCCGCCCCAGGGCCCGTACCCCTATCCCCCTCCGGGGGGTGTCCAACCTGTTTACGTACCGCGCCAAGGGGCCTGCCCGCCGCCAGGggtctcggcgtctccgccaggGCCTACTGTTCCGGCTGGTGATCAGCCCCCCGCACAGTAG
- a CDS encoding hypothetical protein (encoded by transcript BESB_048340) encodes MTADYQALDTGAAADDSNVAAMIRSHRRDTWSRLARGITGPGTYNGRSHRRAGANAVTHTERWGRNSRRSRQGMRSYRQTANKIPISKRGEKQESRIMGGRRLAESDHSINQLKPQNGRAPLARNDKVSQASNAFNDVDYPSKFPAGGVQPSEHRQHIAHAGWRSENTIPIGNSPQTQVYGEAMCDTSTRPANSVTPERLSDPSFGVEPKPTELAGKRAADRFTRIQEANGIEFWMGKAVRSAALTAATIQHFIDETRRKASASEAYLEQHINVVNSLAARFMRFNNEMRLAIEKAADYPDLQKQMAVYWLEHIIVQQLLIFREIRVAVLGQQPTLAVPSSLVAF; translated from the coding sequence ATGACTGCGGATTATCAAGCGCTAGAtacaggcgcagctgccgatGATTCAAACGTAGCGGCCATGATTCGCTCTCACAGACGCGATACCTGGAGTCGGCTTGCCCGCGGAATAACAGGGCCAGGCACTTACAATGGAAGGAGTCACCGGCGTGCCGGTGCCAACGCAGTGACACATACAGAAAGGTGGGGGCGCAATTCGCGGCGATCGCGACAGGGAATGAGATCCTACAGACAAACCGCAAACAAAATTCCGATAAGCAAACGCGGAGAAAAGCAAGAAAGCCGTATTatgggggggcggaggcttGCAGAGAGCGACCATTCTATTAACCAGTTGAAACCGCAGAACGGGCGGGCCCCTCTAGCGAGAAATGACAAGGTATCCCAGGCGAGCAATGCATTCAACGATGTGGACTATCCTAGTAAGTTCCCGGCAGGTGGAGTGCAGCCCTCTGAACACAGGCAGCATATCGCTCATGCGGGATGGCGCAGTGAAAACACAATTCCCATTGGTAATTCTCCGCAGACACAGGTCTACGGTGAGGCAATGTGCGATACAAGCACGAGGCCTGCCAATTCCGTGACACCGGAGAGGCTTTCTGATCCCTCGTTTGGCGTTGAACCGAAGCCAACTGAGCTAGCTGGCAAACGTGCTGCTGACCGCTTTACCAGGATTCAAGAAGCAAACGGGATCGAATTCTGGATGGGAAAAGCTGTGAGGAGCGCGGCGCTTACCGCCGCGACCATTCAGCACTTTATCGACGAAACCCGCAGGAAGGCTTCGGCATCGGAAGCATACCTGGAGCAGCACATCAACGTGGTGAACAGCCTGGCGGCCAGATTTATGCGATTCAACAACGAGATGAGACTAGCGATTGAAAAAGCCGCGGATTACCCCGACCTGCAGAAACAAATGGCTGTGTACTGGCTGGAGCACATTATTgttcagcagctgctcaTTTTCAGAGAAATCCGCGTGGCAGTATTAGGACAGCAGCCTACTCTTGCGGTACCGTCTTCGTTAGTTGCTTTCTGA